A window of Microbispora hainanensis genomic DNA:
CAGGGCGTCCACTGCGTCCCTGAACATCTGGCCGGCATGGGCGCGGCCAGCCTCGGCGACCCCCGGATGCACCGCGTAGGTCTCGTTTGCGGACTGTGTCGTGATGAGGCTGGTGGCCGATATGACGGCCAGTGCCTCGTCCAGGTCGGGCGGCTCACCCTCCCGGCCTAGCCGCTGCCACAAGTCGGCCCAGGTATCGCCGAGGACCCATCGCTGGCGGTCGCGGTCCTCCAAGCAGCACAGGAACCAGAACAAGTCCTGCTCACCCGGCGCCAGCGTGTTAGTGATCGACCTGGTCCACGCGGCGAGGACATGCCAGTAGTCCGCGGCCGCTGCCGCCCTGCCCTCGGAGAGGGCTACCTCGCCCGTGGCGAAGAACCCGTGCGGAAGACCGCGCCGCTCACGCCACGCACGGTCACCATCCGCTAGCAGTGCGGCGAGTCGGTCCGGGTCCGCGGCCTGACCGTCGGCGAGCTCCAGTAGCTTCGGGTGACCACCTGCGGCGCTCAACACACCGCGGGCCAGCCGCTGTGACCTCGAACGGCCGATCCCGGGCAGCTTGCCGCCGAGGAGTGCCTTCACACGCGGGAGTTCCCGGGCGAGCAGCAATGCCTCGTCGGCCGAGAGCGCGTCGACCGCCTCGATCTGGAGCCGGATCGCATCCGACGATGGCTCGGGGGCCGACACGGTCCGGATGCCCTTCGCTTCCGACGGGATCAGGCGTGGCAGCACGCGGCGGCTCGTGATGATGACCCGACCGAGTCCGGTGTGAGTGGTGAGGGCAGCGATCAACTGGCCCCAGCGAACATCCTGCCAGCCCCCGTCTCCCGACATCAGCGACTCGGCGTTGTCGATGACGACGAGCAAACGGGATTGCTTCATCATTTCAGTAAGCCGGGGCAGAAACTCGGCCAGACCGTTATCGGTCGCAAGCAGATGCGCCATCTGGAAGCCGCCCATGTAGCGCTCCAGTGTCAGCGCGAAGTCGGTCAGCGCGCCGTCGACGGCCATGCCCTCGTCCGGTGCCTTGTACCAGATCAGTGTCTCGAATGCGTGTTCGTGACCGTAGGCCAGCTCTAGCGCGCAGGCGGTTTTGCCGCCGCCGGGCATGCCATACAGCAGGACGCCGGGAATGCCGCTCTCGGCGGCCAGAGCCGTACTTGCTCGGGCCATAACGCGGGTACGGCCGACGAAGCGGTCCGGCAGGGGCGGGAAGCCGGCCATCTTCGGCCTGGCAAGGCTGGGCCGCCCTGTGCGATCCGGTGCCGCGAGCCTGAGGCCGACGGCCTGGGCACCGAACAGCGCCGGGGTCGCGACAGACAGGTCCGACGCGCCGGAGGTACTCAGTTGCCCAAGCGCGATGCCGACGGCGCGGGGCAGCGACTGGCCCTTCTCAACCAGGAGCTCATAGAGCGTACTGGACAGTGTGGTGGCGAAGTCATCGTTCACCGGGTAGCGCATCGCGAGGACGGCGCAGTCCAGGCGGTCGGCGAGGGCAGTGGCCAACGCACCGCTGGAGTCCGCTCCGACGGGACGAGACTCTCGGAGTCGTTCGGCCCTTGCATTTTGATCGGGCACGGGGAGACCGAGCATGCGACGCTGCTCGGCGGTAGTGAGTGCGGCCGACCAGCAGGCTGAAACCGTTACGAGCCTGACGCGTTCCCTGGCCAGGTCCAGCAGCTCGGCGAGTTCGTCAGCCGTGACACGATCCGGCTGGCCCGCAGCGGTCTCCAGGAGGAGCTCGCCGGGGGCACCATGGCCGGAGATGTGGATGATGTCCCATCCCTCGGCCTCCTTCAGAACGCCACGCAGTCGACTACGGGTCACTCCGTACTGGAGCACACGTACATCTACATCCTTGCCGTTGGCGGCGATTCGCTCGATAAGGCCGACCAAATTGTGCCGTTCGCGGCGCAGATTGAGAGGCTGGCCGCCTTCAGGAAGGCTGAACAAACCAAGGACGCGGAGGCGGGCGCCCACGGAGGTCTTCTGCGCCGCGCTGGTACCCAGCTCCACGACCAGGGTGACGTCCTGTGCGGCGAGCGGTTTGTTTCCTGCGTACGCGAGCGCGAAAGGTCGGAACGCCAGTGCTCGGGCCTCAGGGGGAACGACGACGCGAACCGTGGCCGGGGCTGCCTCAGCCAGCACGGCGGCGACCGGGCCAAAAACTTCCCCCTCGATCCATGCGCCGAGTTCCCTGACAATCCGTGCCTCGTCCTTTGGCCGCCGGTCCGGCGCGACATGCCACGACAGATACTCCAGCAGATCCGCAAACGCCTCGAACTGCCAGTTGGCGGCGTCCAACCGGACGTAGTGACTGACTACTTCTGTCCCGACGGCCTGATCAGCACCGTCGGATTCGTCAATGAGCACCCAGCGCCAACGCATCGGGCTCTCGAAGTCCCGGACCTCTAGCCGAAACAACCCCGCCACTCGGTTCACAACCGCAGTATGTCTCCATACGAAGGACCAAGCACGCATAAGCTATAAACCCGTAATGGGCCGATTCTTTGGCCGGGGGCATGCTGCTGTCGCCTCGGTCTTCCTCCAGCTCTCGGGCATGCGATATCTGGGTCTCTGTGCTCCGCTCCGCGGTATGGCATTTGTAAACGCGTCCCGGTGCGTGCAACGCCGGCAGGGCTTCCTGGGTGACGATCCAAGTGAGCCGGAGGATTTGAGGAAAGGCGCGATGTGGTCGCATGTACTGAGCGGTCGGTACGGCCCTGCCGTACGACCTATTGAACAATCCGCCGCCGCAGGTGCCGCCGGGTCTGCAGCCGAAGATTGACCGCCTGCTCAGCTGGGGCAAGTGGTCCTGTCTGGTTCTGGACGTCGCCGGAATCCTCATCTGCGCGGGAACGCGGCGCTCGCCGATGGCCGAGGACGCCCCGGCGGCCCGGGCGGGGAGCGGGCCGCAAGTCGGCGTTGAGTGGCGGTGAAGGGGGCGGGGCCATCGTGGGGCCATGACAACACCGACGCAGACCCGGCGCCGACCGGGTGAACCCGCTCCCGACCTCGTCACGTTCCTGGTCTTCCATGCCGGCCTGCGGCGCGAGTTCGGCAGACTGGCCGACGTCCTCGACCGATGCGACCCTCGCGACGAGCGGCGGCGCGCGGTCGTCGACGAGCACCTCGCGCTGCTGCTGCGCGCGCTGCATCACCACCACACCGAGGAGGACGAGGCGATCTGGCCGCTGCTGCGCGGCCTCGTCCCCGAGGCCCGCGCCGTGCTGGACCGGCTGGAGGCCGACCACCAGGAGATGGACGCCGTGATCGGCAGGCTGTCCGGCGGGGGCCGGCCCGCCCGCGAGGTCGCGTCCGACCTGCGCTCGCTCGACCGGCTGCTGAACACCCACCTCGACCTGGAGGAGTCGGAGGTCGTCCCGCTCATCAGGGAGCACGTCAGCGCGGCCTGGTGGGAGGAGTCGGGCAAGAAGGTCTCCAAGAGCCAGGGCCGCGACCTGCCCATGCTCGCCGCCTGGCTGCTCGACGTGGCCACCCCGGCCGACCGCGACCACATCTACGGCTCCGCTCCGGCCATCATGCGGGTCCTCTACCGGCTCTCCTGGCGCCGGGCGTACGAGCGCCGGGTGTCGCAGGTCTACGGATGAGAGGGTGGCGGCCCCCGCGGCGGCGGGGGCCGCGCCCGGAGACCCCGGTTCAGTCGCCGGGGAGGCAGACGGTGCCGGGCAGGGGCAGCGTCAGGTCCGTGAGATACCGCGTGGCGTGCCCGAGGGGGTGCGGTTGGCGTCAGGCGCCGGGCGGTTCACACGGCCGCGGCGACGGCGGCGGCGACGAAGAGCACCTGCAGCGCGGTGCGGGCGGGCAGCGGGGTCACCGGCTTTCCCGCCAGGGTGAGGCCGCGGCGCGCCGCGGAGACGTTGGCCGGAAACATGGCGATCATGAGCAGCGCGAGCCCGATCGCGGCGTACGGCGCGAGCGGCGGCAGCAGCAACCCGGCGGCACCGGCCAGCTCCAGCACCCCGGTGACGGTGACCAGCAGGGCGGGCCGGGGGAACACCGCGGGGATCATGGCGGCGAGGTCGCGCCGCCATGAGGGCAGGAAATGCGGCACGCCGGTGACGACGAACATCAACGCCAGGGCGCCCCGCAGCGCGGGCTGCCAGTCGTCCGGCATGCCGACGCCGGCCCAGCCCAGCAGCCGTAAGACGACGAAGCCCCCGATCAGGGCGGTGAACGGAGCCATCTCCCCTCCAATCTTGTCAGTGGCTAGATTGAAGGAGAGGCCCGGTCTTGTCAATGTCAAGATAGGGTGATGCCGGAAAAGGCGGTCAGCACGGAGGTGAGGGAGATCGACCAGCCGGCCTACCACCACGGCAATCTGCGGCGGGCCGTCATGGACGCCGCTCTCCAGGCCATCGGCGAGTCGGGTCCGGCCGGATGGAGCCTGCGCGAGCTGGCCCGGCGTGCGGGCGTCTCGCACGCCGCGCCCGCGCACCACTTCGGCGACAAGGCGGGGCTGTTGACGGCCGTGGCCGCCGAGGGCTTCGAGTTGTTCGCCGACGCGCTGGAACGCGCGTCCGGGGACGTCTACGCGGTGGGAGTGGCCTACGTACGCTTCGCCATCGACCACAGGCCCTACTTCGAGGTGATGTTCCGCCCCGATCTGTACCGTGCGGACGACCCGGCGATGCGCTCGGCGCGGGAGCGTGCCGCCCATGTGCTCCACACCACGGCCGGCAAGCTGTCACCGAGCCCGGAGCAGAACCGGCTGACCACGATCGCCGCGTGGTCCCTCGCCCACGGTTTCGCCGGCTTGTGGCTCAACGGCTCCCTGCCGGAAAGCGCCCAGGGCGACCCGGAGACCATCGCCCGCGCGCTCCTCGAGTTCGTCTTCGGCCCCCTGGCGACGAGCACCTCGCAGTAGGCGAGACGGCCGGGGCGGGGCTGTGTCCGGTCCCCCGCCCCGGCCGCGTGCGTACTCACAGAGATCCCCTGCGGGCCGGGTCCATCTCGTTCACAGGGATGCGGCCGGGCGTCCGCGGACCGCATCCGAACGCGTACGGCCCCGCGTCCGCCGCCCGGGGCGTTTCGTCTCCCCGGCGCTCGTGACGGGCGCGCGATGGCGGGCCGCTCGGCGACGTGCGCTCGGCTTTTACCGCTCGGTGAGGTGCGGTCATCTTTCCCGGGCGGAGCGCCGGGCGTCGAAATCCTCGTCCGGGACGACGAGCTCGTTGCCGGCCAGGCCGGCCTCGCCGGAGACCGCGGCGAGCTCGGAGCCGAGCGATTCGTGGGCGGCGGCGCTGTGCTTGCGCCCGACCCGGGCGGTCAGCAGCGACGACAGGGCGGCCACCAGGCACGCGGCCACGGCGAACCAGAAGGCGATGACCAGGCCCTGGTGGAAGGGGCCGGCGATGAGGTGCGGGAAGAACTCCTTGCTCGTCAGGTGGGCGCCGCCGTCGGGCAGCCGGTCCAGGATGCCGCCGAGGAGCTGCCGGAGGGGGTTGTATCCGAGGAACGCCGCGAACAGCACGGCGATCGGCGGCAGCTGCGCGATGCCCGCGGCCTGCTCGGCGGGCACGCCCTGGGCCACCAGCTCGTCGTGCATGGTGTGCGGCAGCGACTGCGACAGGCCCGCGATCATCAGGCTGAAGAAGACACCGATGGACAGCACCATCGAGGAGTTCTGGAAGGTCGCGGTCATGCCGGCGCCGACGCCGCGGGACTCCGCCGGGACGGAGTTCATGATCTCCGCCCGGTTGGGCGAGGAGAACAGGCCGGACCCCAGACCGTTGATCAGGATGAGCAGCGCGAAGACGCCGTAGCCGAAGTCCGTCGGCAGGAGCATCAGGGCCACGAAGCTCGCCGCGGTGATCAGGGTGCCCCCGACCGTGAACTTGCGCGGGCCGAACCGGTCCGACAGCCAGCCGGAGACCGGCGCCGACAGCAGGAAGCCCACGGTCAGCGGGATCATGTAGATGCCCGCCCACAGGGGCGTCTCCTCGAAGCTGTAGCCGTGCAGCGGCAGCCAGATGCCCTGCAGCCAGATGATCAGCATGAACTGCAGGCCGCCTCGGCCGAGGGCGGTCAGCAGGCTCGCGACGTTGCCCGCCAGGAAGGCGCGGCTGCGGAACAGCGAGAGGCGGAACAGCGGATCGTCCACCCTGGTCTCGATCCAGGCGAACAGCGCGAGCAGCAGGACGCCTCCGCCGAGCGCGGCGATCACCCAGGGGTTGCCCCAGCCCATCACGCCGGTCCCGTACGGCTGGATGCCGTAGGTGATGCCGACCAGGATGGCGATGAGGCCGACGGCGAAGGTCGCGTTGCCCCACCAGTCCATCCGCGCCCGGCGCCGTACGCCGTTGTCCTTGAGCTTGACGTACGCCCAGATCGTGCCGAAGACGCCGAACGGCACGGACACCAGGAAGATCGCCTTCCAGTCGACCGGGGCGAGGACGCCGCCGATGACCAGGCCGAGGAAGGAGCCCGCGATGCCGGCGATGGAGTTGATGCCGAGCGCGGTGCCGCGCTGGCGTACGGGGAAGGCGTCGGTCAGGATCGCGGTGGAGTTGGCGAACAGCAGTGCGCCGCCGATGCCCTGCACGATCCGCCAGCCGATCAGCCACATCGCCCCGGCGTCGCCGTCCACCCAGGTCAGCGACAGCATGATCGAGCACAGGCTGAAGACCGCGAACCCGAGGTTGTACATGCGGACCCGGCCGAACATGTCGCCCAGGCGGCCGAACATCACCACGAGCACGGCCGTGACGACCATGAAGCCCATCATCATCCACAGCAGGTAGCCCGTGTTGCCGGGGTCGAGCGGGTTCAGGTGGATGCCGCGGAAGACGTCGGGAAGGGCGATCAGCACGATGGACTGGTTGATCGTCACCATCAGGACGCCGAGAGTGGTGTTGGACAGCGCGATCCATTTGTACCGCGAGGACGGCGCCGACTGCGGCGATGCCCCCGCCCGGGACTGGTTCGCTACGGCCACGGAGTGGTTCCCCTCCTCTTGGCCCGCACGGCACGCGGCCGGTTTCCGCGCAGCGCGCCGTACGGGACAGACAGTTAGTTAGCGCAACTAAATTACCCCGACCGGGTGACATCGATGTTTCGCGGGCATGCGTAACGAAGGCTCAGAGGGGGCCTTTAATCGGATTTGACCCTTATATGACCTGGTTACGGGCCTTCGGGAAGAGGCGTCGTCAGGACCGGAGCGCCCCGGCGATCACGTCTGCGAGGCTGTCCACCACCGTCTCGCGGTCGAGCCCGGGGTTCTCCAGCCACCAGTCGCCGATCGCCTGCACCATGCCGACGAACGCGTGGCCGAGCACCCGTGCGCGTACCGGGTCGGCGACGCCCTCCTCCGCCAGCGCCGCGCCCAGCTCCTCGCCGACGCTGCGCACGATGGCGGCCATCTGCGTGCGGGTGCGGCAGTCCTCGGCGCTGGCACGGTGGAACAGGAAGCGGTAGAGGTTGGGGTTGGCCGAGATCGTCTCCAGGTATGCCTCGATGGCGCTCCGGGCACGGGCCCGGGGGTCGGACATCGCCCTGGCGAACTCCGGGCGCAGCAGGTCGATCACGACGCGGGTGTGGCGTTCCGCGAGCGCCTGGTAGAGGCCGCTCTTGTCGCCGAAGTGACGGTAGAGAATCGGCTTGGTGATCCCCGCCTCGGCCGCGATCGCGGCCATCGACGCCTGCGGGCCCT
This region includes:
- a CDS encoding CHAT domain-containing protein; the encoded protein is MNRVAGLFRLEVRDFESPMRWRWVLIDESDGADQAVGTEVVSHYVRLDAANWQFEAFADLLEYLSWHVAPDRRPKDEARIVRELGAWIEGEVFGPVAAVLAEAAPATVRVVVPPEARALAFRPFALAYAGNKPLAAQDVTLVVELGTSAAQKTSVGARLRVLGLFSLPEGGQPLNLRRERHNLVGLIERIAANGKDVDVRVLQYGVTRSRLRGVLKEAEGWDIIHISGHGAPGELLLETAAGQPDRVTADELAELLDLARERVRLVTVSACWSAALTTAEQRRMLGLPVPDQNARAERLRESRPVGADSSGALATALADRLDCAVLAMRYPVNDDFATTLSSTLYELLVEKGQSLPRAVGIALGQLSTSGASDLSVATPALFGAQAVGLRLAAPDRTGRPSLARPKMAGFPPLPDRFVGRTRVMARASTALAAESGIPGVLLYGMPGGGKTACALELAYGHEHAFETLIWYKAPDEGMAVDGALTDFALTLERYMGGFQMAHLLATDNGLAEFLPRLTEMMKQSRLLVVIDNAESLMSGDGGWQDVRWGQLIAALTTHTGLGRVIITSRRVLPRLIPSEAKGIRTVSAPEPSSDAIRLQIEAVDALSADEALLLARELPRVKALLGGKLPGIGRSRSQRLARGVLSAAGGHPKLLELADGQAADPDRLAALLADGDRAWRERRGLPHGFFATGEVALSEGRAAAAADYWHVLAAWTRSITNTLAPGEQDLFWFLCCLEDRDRQRWVLGDTWADLWQRLGREGEPPDLDEALAVISATSLITTQSANETYAVHPGVAEAGRAHAGQMFRDAVDALAGGFWDSVHQRASGKVGGESVDTELLVRAGLAAVPYLLRQHRWDDAASLLEAAFVRDPTRANAAAVLPAIKQITGQKPQWSGVLAKVLAVTDPPIAVALLRTAMAEAAARGDYRTASANAGRLLELCRSTGQLPEALEAAEQKAVYTRQAGLGPWNQLADEVWRLQVLAAMGHSDQVLDEVTRLRARMATLPSAPDPEGGEAPWHVREALLDTGRYAAMLLGRHADALTLIDEVTASQRDRHAPASFIARSRYNNYFPLLRLGRIEEALAVLRECRQVFQDSRDTLMLGRTLGALADVEDARGHGDAAIRLERDSLRYKYMVEDVEGILISYHNLGDRLASHTRQPVLAFAAHLASAFVCILIGNDDIAESVEAAANDLGRFGADDIMPADVAELCGLVGDIPGTDLPGLIERFCPDPEIAEQALRDLIAQVRELASERPSLFSDRRGSGGDEEQYRPGDH
- a CDS encoding TetR/AcrR family transcriptional regulator, coding for MPEKAVSTEVREIDQPAYHHGNLRRAVMDAALQAIGESGPAGWSLRELARRAGVSHAAPAHHFGDKAGLLTAVAAEGFELFADALERASGDVYAVGVAYVRFAIDHRPYFEVMFRPDLYRADDPAMRSARERAAHVLHTTAGKLSPSPEQNRLTTIAAWSLAHGFAGLWLNGSLPESAQGDPETIARALLEFVFGPLATSTSQ
- a CDS encoding TetR family transcriptional regulator; protein product: MTGLTTGGTTPGGATPGGATTGGTTPSGTATGSTATGGRSPERRRDLLDAADRVIRREGPQASMAAIAAEAGITKPILYRHFGDKSGLYQALAERHTRVVIDLLRPEFARAMSDPRARARSAIEAYLETISANPNLYRFLFHRASAEDCRTRTQMAAIVRSVGEELGAALAEEGVADPVRARVLGHAFVGMVQAIGDWWLENPGLDRETVVDSLADVIAGALRS
- a CDS encoding DoxX family protein gives rise to the protein MAPFTALIGGFVVLRLLGWAGVGMPDDWQPALRGALALMFVVTGVPHFLPSWRRDLAAMIPAVFPRPALLVTVTGVLELAGAAGLLLPPLAPYAAIGLALLMIAMFPANVSAARRGLTLAGKPVTPLPARTALQVLFVAAAVAAAV
- a CDS encoding MFS transporter, producing the protein MAVANQSRAGASPQSAPSSRYKWIALSNTTLGVLMVTINQSIVLIALPDVFRGIHLNPLDPGNTGYLLWMMMGFMVVTAVLVVMFGRLGDMFGRVRMYNLGFAVFSLCSIMLSLTWVDGDAGAMWLIGWRIVQGIGGALLFANSTAILTDAFPVRQRGTALGINSIAGIAGSFLGLVIGGVLAPVDWKAIFLVSVPFGVFGTIWAYVKLKDNGVRRRARMDWWGNATFAVGLIAILVGITYGIQPYGTGVMGWGNPWVIAALGGGVLLLALFAWIETRVDDPLFRLSLFRSRAFLAGNVASLLTALGRGGLQFMLIIWLQGIWLPLHGYSFEETPLWAGIYMIPLTVGFLLSAPVSGWLSDRFGPRKFTVGGTLITAASFVALMLLPTDFGYGVFALLILINGLGSGLFSSPNRAEIMNSVPAESRGVGAGMTATFQNSSMVLSIGVFFSLMIAGLSQSLPHTMHDELVAQGVPAEQAAGIAQLPPIAVLFAAFLGYNPLRQLLGGILDRLPDGGAHLTSKEFFPHLIAGPFHQGLVIAFWFAVAACLVAALSSLLTARVGRKHSAAAHESLGSELAAVSGEAGLAGNELVVPDEDFDARRSARER
- a CDS encoding hemerythrin domain-containing protein, encoding MTTPTQTRRRPGEPAPDLVTFLVFHAGLRREFGRLADVLDRCDPRDERRRAVVDEHLALLLRALHHHHTEEDEAIWPLLRGLVPEARAVLDRLEADHQEMDAVIGRLSGGGRPAREVASDLRSLDRLLNTHLDLEESEVVPLIREHVSAAWWEESGKKVSKSQGRDLPMLAAWLLDVATPADRDHIYGSAPAIMRVLYRLSWRRAYERRVSQVYG